In Humulus lupulus chromosome 7, drHumLupu1.1, whole genome shotgun sequence, the following are encoded in one genomic region:
- the LOC133789418 gene encoding germin-like protein subfamily 1 member 17: MKGIHYLLVVATLAVAASIVSAYDPSPLQDFCVAIDDPKKALFVNGKFCKNPKLVKPEDFFFSGLNMAGDTTNPVGSNVTTVNVDTLPGLNTLGVSLVRIDYAPYGQNPPHTHPRASEILVVVEGTLYVGFVTSNQADGKNLLFTKILNKGDVFVFPIGLIHFQLNIGKTPAVAFAGLSSQNPGVITIANAVFGATPPINPDLLARAFRLDKNVVLNLQKQFWSSN; the protein is encoded by the exons CATTACTTACTAGTGGTTGCCACATTGGCTGTGGCAGCCTCCATTGTCTCTGCCTATGATCCAAGCCCTCTTCAGGACTTCTGTGTGGCAATAGATGATCCAAAAAAGGCCT TGTTCGTGAATGGAAAATTCTGCAAAAACCCAAAACTAGTGAAGCCAGAAGATTTCTTCTTCTCAGGGCTCAACATGGCCGGAGACACCACCAACCCAGTCGGATCCAACGTCACCACCGTCAACGTGGACACCCTCCCGGGGCTGAACACCCTCGGCGTCTCACTGGTGCGTATAGACTACGCTCCGTACGGCCAGAACCCCCCTCACACTCACCCACGCGCCTCCGAGATACTGGTGGTGGTGGAGGGAACGCTGTACGTGGGGTTCGTGACGTCGAACCAAGCTGACGGTAAGAACCTTCTGTTCACGAAGATCCTGAACAAGGGTGACGTGTTCGTGTTCCCAATAGGGTTGATTCATTTCCAGCTCAATATCGGAAAGACTCCGGCGGTGGCTTTTGCCGGTCTTAGTAGCCAAAACCCTGGAGTCATCACCATTGCTAATGCTGTGTTTGGAGCCACGCCTCCCATCAATCCTGATCTTCTTGCTAGGGCTTTCCGTTTGGACAAGAATGTTGTGCTAAACCTTCAGAAGCAGTTCTGGTCCAGTAATTGA